AGTGCCCACGGGCCGGAGTACCACACGTTACCCCACCCTCGCATCTGGTATCAATGGTCCAATGCTGCTGGGAGCTCTCGTGATGCGCTGTGGGGGGATCGGCGTGACGAATTTTTTAGCCAAAAAAGTGCAGTGCCAGGCTTTGTGGCATGCCACATCACGGGCAGACCACGGAGCAGGGAGATCGCGCCAGCGTGGATCGACGGCAAGTAGATGGGTTGGCTAGGCGATAACTCTGAGGATAGCACGGGGGCTGTGCGGTGGGTGATGGACGCGCTGCTCGGCAAGCGCGAGTCGCCCTCGCAGAAATACCGACGCGAATTTGCACAGGACGACACAAACAACCGGCTGCAGGtgccgcgcagcgcgggtgcgcggcggcggcgaaCGGGGTCGCTGGACTCGGAGTTCCGGGCGCGCTACGAGTTGCTGCCGGACGAGACAGAGGGCGCGGGCGCATCGCTGCTGTCGCCGGTAGATCTGCGGCCTGCGGGTacggcggcgcgcgagAGCGGGACGCCGGGCCGCGCGGGCTgggccggcggcgcggctgGGACGCTGGGCGGTGGTGACGGTGGCTGCGACGGCGGCCGGGACGGCGACACTTTTGGCCGCGCGCGTGGGAGCGAGGACGTGGCGTTCCGCCCACCGCGCGCCGACAACCCGCTTGTGTCCGCGCTGTTTGCGCAGCCCTCGTCGCCAGACGCGGGACTGCCCGGCTCGTTCCCGGGGCGCGCGCCACGCGCGCGCGACCCCACGCACGACTacctggcgctgctggaccaGCTCGCGCGCAACAACCGCGACCTGCACAGCCTGCAGCAAGATCTGGAGGCGCGCGAGGAGCGCGACCGCCGCGAGACCTCCTACCGCGACCGCTACCTGCAACTGCGCCAAGAGTTGATCCAGGAGCTCAAACAGTCCAAGACCATGTACGACAACTACACGGCGCTGTACGAGCGCTACAAGGCCCTCAAGGACGCCGAGCACCCGGACTACGCGGAGCTCGTCTCAAAACTGGAAGCCCAGATCGTCGACCTCACCATCGCCGACCAGCAGAAGGACCGCCGCCACCAGGAGGAGTtgctgcggctgcagcTACAGTACGAGGCCCGAATACACGAGCTCGAGCGCAAGCTCAACCACCAAAACAGCACCTACACCGCGAACGACACCGCGACCCCGGCGAGCACCGTCGATTCTGGCAGCATATCGCCCTACCACAAGTACAACGACACGATAGACACCCAATTCCTCAATCACATCGTCAAGTAAGTGTAAATAGCTTTGTACGTAATGGTCATTCCGCGATGATCAACTTTACGCTAAAGTCGGGAAGAAACACTCGACTTACACGGTGAAGCTAGACAGAAGAGGCCAAGTAGCGCCATAAGAGAGGGACCATAGCACGTGGAAGGAGCATAGCAGCTTCTTGAAAAAGGGAGGCGAAGCAGAGCAAGTTTGTGACTGGATTGGAGGAGATTCCGGCAGGCAGACATACAGTGAGGCA
This is a stretch of genomic DNA from Eremothecium gossypii ATCC 10895 chromosome VI, complete sequence. It encodes these proteins:
- the BBP1 gene encoding Bbp1p (Syntenic homolog of Saccharomyces cerevisiae YPL255W (BBP1)), translated to MGWLGDNSEDSTGAVRWVMDALLGKRESPSQKYRREFAQDDTNNRLQVPRSAGARRRRTGSLDSEFRARYELLPDETEGAGASLLSPVDLRPAGTAARESGTPGRAGWAGGAAGTLGGGDGGCDGGRDGDTFGRARGSEDVAFRPPRADNPLVSALFAQPSSPDAGLPGSFPGRAPRARDPTHDYLALLDQLARNNRDLHSLQQDLEAREERDRRETSYRDRYLQLRQELIQELKQSKTMYDNYTALYERYKALKDAEHPDYAELVSKLEAQIVDLTIADQQKDRRHQEELLRLQLQYEARIHELERKLNHQNSTYTANDTATPASTVDSGSISPYHKYNDTIDTQFLNHIVK